From Rubrivirga sp. SAORIC476, a single genomic window includes:
- the greA gene encoding transcription elongation factor GreA: protein MSSTVYLTAEGLQKLKDDLHHARTVERQKISEEIAEARAQGDLSENAEYDAAKEAQGHLEARIVKMENALASARVVNEDEVDASKARILSNVRVMNQKAKREATYTLVAAQEADLKRNRISVESPIGKALLGREVGETVAVRVPAGTVQLEILDITR from the coding sequence ATGAGCTCCACCGTTTACCTCACCGCCGAAGGGCTCCAGAAGCTCAAGGACGACCTCCACCACGCACGCACGGTCGAACGCCAGAAGATCTCCGAGGAGATCGCCGAGGCCCGTGCTCAGGGGGACCTGTCCGAGAACGCCGAGTACGACGCCGCCAAGGAGGCCCAGGGCCACCTCGAAGCGCGCATCGTCAAGATGGAGAACGCCCTCGCCAGCGCCCGCGTCGTCAACGAGGACGAGGTGGACGCGTCGAAGGCGCGCATCCTCTCCAACGTCCGGGTGATGAACCAGAAGGCCAAGCGCGAGGCGACCTACACGCTCGTGGCGGCCCAGGAGGCCGACCTGAAGCGCAACCGGATCTCGGTCGAGAGCCCCATCGGCAAGGCCCTTCTCGGTCGCGAAGTCGGCGAGACGGTGGCCGTCCGCGTGCCCGCGGGTACGGTGCAGCTGGAGATCCTCGACATCACCCGATAG